From bacterium, one genomic window encodes:
- the cooS gene encoding anaerobic carbon-monoxide dehydrogenase catalytic subunit: MVVTTEKEKKVEKKIDELTVDKASMEMLQKARTANIETVWDRHEKMSPRCKFGEGGICCRECGKGPCRITPKAPQGVCGADDGLIAARNLAKMTVGGSAAHSDHGRAVAEIFLAAAKGEAPGYQIKDEIRLHQVAKLFGINTVEKTNQEIAIEVGELALSEFGKQDDELTFIKRAPEKRQEIWKKLGIVPGGIDREVVYLMHQIHTGVSDDVEDISLANFRCSLADGWGGSMIATELQDVLFGAPVPVRSRANLGVLKEDEVNIIVHGHEPILSELVVAVSSEPEMIQLAKEQGAKGINIAGMCCTANEILMRHGILLAGNFLQQELAIMTGAVEAMIVDVQCIMQSLTPVASCFHTKIITTSKKAKIPGAIHIEFDEHDAINTAKEIVKRAVLNFKNRKKDVVIPKQSMELIAGFTHEYVNYMLGGRFRASYRPLNDNVINGRIKGVVGIVGCNNPKVKYDAVHLEVTRELIANDILVVQTGCAAIACAKEGLLLPEAAVKYAGKGLAEVCEAVGMPPVLHCGSCVDNSRILIACTEMVREGGLGNDISELPVVGIAPEWMSEKAIAIGHYVVASGIFTIFGVTYPVIGSESAKKMVFEKYGELVDGKFALAVTPSEIVNLTIDHINKKRKALGIDKPKERILYDMEMRRELKF, from the coding sequence GTGGTTGTAACAACAGAAAAAGAAAAAAAAGTAGAAAAAAAGATTGATGAGTTAACCGTAGATAAAGCATCGATGGAAATGCTACAAAAAGCTAGAACGGCTAACATTGAGACCGTGTGGGATAGACACGAGAAGATGAGTCCGAGGTGTAAATTTGGAGAAGGGGGAATATGTTGTCGTGAATGCGGAAAAGGTCCCTGTCGAATTACGCCTAAGGCACCACAGGGTGTTTGTGGTGCAGATGACGGTTTGATTGCCGCAAGAAATCTGGCTAAAATGACCGTGGGTGGCTCTGCCGCTCACTCAGACCACGGTCGCGCTGTTGCTGAAATATTCCTCGCCGCGGCTAAAGGGGAAGCCCCTGGCTACCAGATTAAAGATGAAATAAGACTTCATCAGGTCGCAAAATTATTTGGGATAAACACCGTAGAAAAGACAAATCAGGAAATTGCCATTGAAGTTGGCGAACTTGCCTTATCAGAATTTGGTAAGCAAGATGACGAATTAACATTCATTAAACGAGCTCCGGAAAAAAGACAGGAAATCTGGAAAAAACTGGGGATTGTCCCAGGAGGTATAGACCGCGAGGTAGTTTATCTAATGCATCAGATTCATACCGGCGTAAGTGATGATGTTGAGGATATTTCTTTAGCCAATTTCAGGTGTAGTCTGGCAGATGGTTGGGGAGGGTCAATGATTGCGACTGAACTTCAAGATGTCCTTTTTGGTGCCCCTGTCCCCGTGAGGTCACGGGCCAACCTGGGTGTGCTTAAAGAAGATGAGGTAAATATCATTGTTCATGGACATGAACCGATATTATCTGAACTGGTCGTTGCCGTTTCTTCAGAGCCAGAAATGATTCAATTAGCAAAAGAGCAAGGAGCAAAAGGTATAAATATTGCAGGAATGTGTTGCACGGCAAATGAAATCCTTATGCGACACGGCATTCTGCTTGCAGGTAATTTCTTACAACAAGAACTGGCAATTATGACTGGCGCGGTGGAGGCGATGATTGTGGATGTCCAATGTATTATGCAATCCCTGACTCCGGTTGCCTCCTGTTTTCATACCAAAATAATTACCACCTCAAAAAAGGCAAAAATTCCAGGTGCAATCCATATCGAGTTTGATGAACACGATGCCATAAATACCGCAAAAGAGATTGTTAAACGGGCTGTCTTGAATTTCAAAAATCGCAAAAAAGATGTCGTTATCCCAAAACAATCTATGGAATTAATTGCCGGCTTTACCCATGAATATGTCAATTATATGCTTGGTGGAAGGTTTCGGGCTTCTTACCGCCCACTTAATGACAATGTTATCAATGGTCGGATAAAAGGTGTGGTTGGAATTGTGGGATGTAATAATCCAAAGGTGAAATATGATGCGGTGCATCTTGAAGTTACCAGAGAACTTATTGCCAATGATATTTTAGTTGTGCAGACAGGCTGTGCGGCGATAGCCTGTGCTAAGGAAGGATTATTATTACCAGAGGCCGCGGTGAAATATGCGGGTAAGGGATTAGCTGAGGTCTGTGAGGCAGTTGGTATGCCACCTGTGCTCCATTGTGGTTCCTGTGTGGATAATTCCCGCATCCTTATTGCCTGCACCGAAATGGTTCGTGAAGGTGGACTTGGGAATGATATTTCAGAATTACCTGTAGTTGGAATCGCACCAGAATGGATGTCCGAAAAGGCAATCGCCATTGGGCATTATGTTGTTGCCTCTGGAATTTTTACCATATTTGGCGTCACCTATCCTGTCATTGGCAGTGAATCAGCAAAAAAGATGGTTTTTGAGAAATATGGCGAGCTTGTCGATGGCAAATTTGCTTTAGCCGTTACTCCATCAGAGATTGTCAATCTCACGATTGACCACATCAATAAAAAACGCAAGGCACTTGGAATTGATAAACCCAAAGAAAGAATATTGTATGATATGGAGATGAGACGAGAGCTTAAGTTTTAG